One genomic window of uncultured Erythrobacter sp. includes the following:
- the yajC gene encoding preprotein translocase subunit YajC, with product MFEILAAAGTGAAAAPPAWLNWLPIVGMVVIFWFLIIRPQMKRQKEHQEKVSSLKKGDQVVTQGGLVGKVVKVEDDFVHIDLAKDVRVKAVKHTIGDIIPPGGTPAND from the coding sequence ATGTTTGAAATTCTCGCCGCTGCTGGAACCGGCGCTGCCGCCGCACCACCGGCCTGGCTCAACTGGCTGCCGATTGTCGGCATGGTGGTTATCTTCTGGTTCCTGATCATTCGCCCGCAGATGAAGCGGCAGAAAGAGCATCAGGAAAAGGTCTCAAGCCTGAAAAAGGGCGATCAGGTCGTCACGCAGGGCGGACTGGTTGGCAAGGTCGTGAAGGTCGAAGATGACTTCGTGCATATCGACCTCGCCAAGGACGTCCGCGTCAAAGCCGTCAAGCACACGATCGGCGATATCATTCCACCGGGCGGAACTCCGGCCAACGACTGA
- the secD gene encoding protein translocase subunit SecD has product MLEFPLWKKIWLWGLALLAVAAALPSIFSASGIDWPEALPAPQVNLGLDLAGGSHLLLEADAEDVRVQRLENMEETVRAIMRNSEPRIRIGDVSTAENRLSFLLNQASDVDRARGLLEPQLQGQNLVREWDLTVVDGQRMVLTPTDSGVGQALNDAMESATEVVRRRIDELGTREPTIIRQGDTRIVVQVPGLEDPEALKELLGQTAQLEFKLVDTNALLTNVEAGIAPPGSQIFPYAEDSPRAGQFEAVKRLGGIRGDSLTNAQAGVNPETNENIVSIQFDGPGGQKFAKLSTENVGQRFAIILDGEVLSAPVFEEPILGGAAQISGSFTPDSANTLAISLRSGALPVPLTVIEERTVSAELGKDSIQRGMIAMMIGSFAVIALMIATYGRFGVYATIALVFNVLILLGLMAGLNTTLTLPGIAGFVLTVGAAVDANVLINERIREERKRGRRVVAAIENGYKEASRAIYDANITNFIAGVLLFLFGSGPVRGFAVVLIIGLATSVFTALTLTRMWAAGWLRKTRPSDINI; this is encoded by the coding sequence ATGCTCGAATTTCCCCTCTGGAAAAAGATTTGGCTGTGGGGGCTGGCGCTGCTTGCGGTAGCTGCGGCCCTTCCGTCGATCTTCAGCGCATCCGGCATCGATTGGCCAGAGGCGCTGCCTGCGCCGCAAGTTAATCTTGGCTTGGACTTGGCGGGCGGGTCACACTTGCTGCTGGAAGCCGACGCGGAAGACGTGCGCGTACAGCGGCTCGAGAACATGGAAGAGACTGTCCGAGCGATAATGCGCAACTCAGAGCCGCGCATTCGCATCGGAGATGTTTCAACCGCCGAAAATCGACTGTCATTCCTGCTGAACCAAGCCAGCGACGTGGACCGCGCGCGCGGATTGCTCGAGCCCCAACTGCAAGGTCAAAACCTGGTTCGCGAATGGGATCTGACCGTTGTCGATGGACAGCGCATGGTGTTGACGCCGACCGATAGCGGTGTCGGACAGGCGCTAAACGATGCGATGGAGAGCGCTACCGAAGTCGTCCGCCGCCGGATCGACGAGCTCGGAACTCGCGAGCCTACGATCATCAGGCAGGGTGACACGCGGATCGTGGTGCAGGTGCCTGGACTCGAAGATCCTGAAGCGCTGAAGGAATTGCTCGGTCAGACTGCACAGCTTGAGTTCAAGTTGGTCGACACCAACGCACTGCTGACCAATGTCGAAGCGGGCATTGCGCCTCCGGGTAGCCAGATTTTCCCCTATGCGGAGGACAGTCCCCGGGCCGGTCAGTTCGAAGCGGTCAAGCGACTGGGCGGTATTCGCGGCGACAGTCTGACGAATGCTCAAGCGGGTGTGAATCCCGAAACCAACGAAAACATCGTCAGCATTCAGTTCGACGGACCCGGCGGTCAGAAGTTTGCGAAGCTTAGCACCGAAAATGTCGGGCAGCGGTTCGCGATTATTCTCGACGGTGAAGTACTCTCGGCGCCAGTGTTCGAGGAGCCGATCCTAGGCGGTGCGGCGCAGATTTCGGGAAGCTTTACTCCCGACAGCGCGAATACGCTGGCGATCTCGCTTCGGTCGGGCGCGCTGCCTGTGCCGCTGACGGTGATTGAAGAGCGTACCGTCAGCGCGGAACTGGGCAAAGATTCCATCCAGCGCGGCATGATCGCCATGATGATCGGCAGCTTCGCCGTGATCGCGTTGATGATTGCCACCTATGGCCGCTTCGGCGTCTATGCGACGATTGCACTGGTCTTCAACGTTCTCATCCTGCTTGGCCTCATGGCCGGGCTAAACACCACGCTGACGCTGCCGGGGATCGCTGGCTTCGTGCTGACTGTCGGTGCAGCGGTCGATGCCAACGTGCTGATCAACGAACGCATACGCGAAGAGCGAAAACGCGGGCGGCGCGTCGTTGCCGCGATCGAGAATGGCTACAAAGAAGCCAGCCGCGCGATTTACGATGCCAACATCACCAACTTCATCGCCGGTGTGCTGTTGT